One genomic segment of Tubulanus polymorphus chromosome 4, tnTubPoly1.2, whole genome shotgun sequence includes these proteins:
- the LOC141903918 gene encoding scavenger receptor cysteine-rich domain superfamily protein-like, translating into MAMLLGAVFLFVSFVWIDGAPNHEIGDVEITIDGGNATNGGRLLVRRPGGLWGTVCNFAWQLDDTRAACRQLGFEGGEYFTGLNTVHKSVPIHLDTVYCLQNDRNITRCLAHPWGQHPNCGDHWSDVHIRCYSLNVTLHYGLVLVSQVGKNNWGTVCYRPSSYNGDIIANAACRQAGFETGQIDHVSRNTQYGAAIYIEACRGRETNLLSCSHSSWNRRNLTCDSDTSLLFVHCHNGSNPKASSQHVFGALTFGGGLICDNVFDHNAALAACRDMGFDNGKSICCSFFSPGRNMSYAVSQLKCTGHEDRLVECNMKYGRTCATKNYASVICASRPIDQVLEFRVPNTTYGRDGVLTSNIHDRLRNMLVCADSWTDRDAAVLCRAIAPGTSGIAYRSPYRHRWLVALFGNFKCSGVESRLQDCPGIRDANSYGSRCDDIFGAAAFCYYPVKRAPAFVFSMANARNSQGAVSGIPQISFTSKNFNVTNRYICNPLVNWGDREATVFCRGLNYDYGKGSFTYLPWLTKFPRKYLLLEVRCNGKEKSIIHCSRHGLLHGAQRCPVWSEKLQNGKRIYKFRTAYVTCYPKSTTKSSNESTTITTMKMPSAIKTGGGLTNGAVAAIVVTVLAVIIIAVLGAGYVLYKHRLSSLGAPNDIDLSAGVTNPTYAKGN; encoded by the exons ATGGCGATGTTGTTAGGCGCAGTATTCCTGTTCGTGAGTTTTGTGTGGATTGATGGAGCGCCGAATCACGAGA TCGGAGATGTAGAAATAACCATAGACGGCGGTAACGCTACTAACGGGGGTCGCTTGTTGGTTCGCAGACCAGGGGGTCTTTGGGGAACCGTTTGTAACTTCGCATGGCAGTTAGACGACACAAGAGCTGCCTGTAGGCAACTTGGTTTTGAAGGCGGCGAG TACTTCACAGGACTCAACACAGTGCATAAATCAGTGCCGATACATCTTGACACGGTTTATTGTTTACAAAATGATCGTAATATTACAAGGTGTTTGGCTCACCCATGGGGCCAACATCCAAACTGTGGTGACCATTGGAGTGATGTGCACATCAGATGCTATT CATTGAACGTCACATTACATTATGGTTTGGTTTTGGTATCTCAAGTCGGTAAAAACAACTGGGGCACTGTGTGTTACCGTCCTTCCTCGTACAACGGTGACATTATCGCGAACGCCGCTTGTCGGCAGGCAGGGTTTGAAACTGGACAG ATTGATCACGTGAGCAGAAATACGCAGTATGGCGCGGCAATATACATAGAGGCCTGCCGGGGACGCGAGACTAATTTATTGTCGTGTTCTCATTCGAGCTGGAACAGGCGAAATCTTACCTGTGACTCCGATACTTCACTGTTATTTGTTCATTGCCACAATGGAA GCAATCCGAAAGCAAGTTCACAGCACGTTTTCGGCGCACTCACCTTTGGGGGGGGATTGATCTGCGATAACGTTTTCGATCACAATGCTGCATTAGCGGCCTGCAGAGACATGGGCTTCGATAATGGAAAATCAATTTGCTGTTCGTTTTTCTCGCCCGGCCGCAACATGTCGTACGCGGTCAGTCAACTGAAATGCACCGGCCACGAGGACAGGCTCGTTGAATGTAATATGAAATACGGACGGACCTGCGCCACCAAAAACTACGCTTCAGTCATCTGTGCCAGTCGCCCTATTGATCAAG TTCTAGAATTTCGTGTGCCAAACACAACATACGGACGCGATGGGGTGCTCACTTCGAACATTCACGATAGATTACGAAATATGCTCGTCTGTGCCGATTCGTGGACCGATAGAGACGCCGCAGTACTGTGCAGGGCCATCGCGCCCGGAACGTCAGGCATCGCGTACAGATCGCCATACAGACATCGGTGGCTGGTGGCTTTATTTGGCAATTTCAAGTGTTCCGGTGTTGAAAGTCGACTTCAAGATTGCCCGGGCATCCGAGACGCGAATTCCTACGGATCGAGATGTGACGATATATTCGGAGCGGCCGCTTTCTGTTATTACCCGGTGAAACGAGCACCTGCCT TTGTTTTCAGCATGGCGAACGCACGAAACTCACAAGGCGCGGTTAGCGGTATTCCTCAGATTTCGTTCACTTCAAAAAACTTCAACGTCACAAATCGATACATATGCAATCCTTTAGTCAATTGGGGTGACCGTGAGGCGACAGTATTTTGCCGAGGGCTTAACTACGACTATGGTAAAGGAAGTTTTACATACTTGCCCTGGCTAACGAAGTTTCCCAGAAAATATTTGCTGTTAGAAGTGCGGTGTAACGGAAAAGAGAAGTCGATTATTCATTGTTCACGTCACGGACTGCTGCATGGCGCACAACGATGTCCGGTTTGGTCAGAAAAACTACAGAATGGGAAGAGAATCTATAAATTCAGGACGGCCTACGTGACGTGCTATCCAAAGT CCACCACAAAGTCATCAAATGAATCGACTACCATTACAACAATGAAGATGCCGTCTGCTATCAAAACTGGTGGTGGTCTAACTAATGGAGCAGTTGCCGCAATAGTAGTTACGGTCTTGGCTGTGATCATAATAGCGGTTTTGGGCGCAGGATATGTTCTCTATAAACATCGTTTATCGTCTCTGGGAGCGCCAAACGATATTGACCTCAGTGCTGGAGTTACCAACCCGACATACGCGAAAGGCAACTAA
- the LOC141903919 gene encoding uncharacterized protein LOC141903919 isoform X1, protein MRKTPAKKRNQSDRFRKAWLTVFFFARDNARGVWSCKMADYDVNNRCSANNSVIRHSSRTTSKWFCLNWNLSQLSKTVIRKPPYMRRLSQDDGIKNNKILPGHRKDCDSSDGKREGIWSVTSSYVDEKNHRMSRTFNHNHHDSSAGPRVANTLSVKDLTENLIQLLEIDSALHKTDHCMLSALVDGNKIFEKVKFVSAARKSPGDNKKTGHCEDSSKNDALQPCVFGFKSQKCISGNEATILEQKPSEFQLDESDLIVHGDRKSVDQVKKDFGIIPSTLRPLLPWLCEDVPRELTGFDSTNCLSFLPSLLGQTEDLPCVPNLLQSPNDPLPCSYVIPPEQPWKPKKYRYCWPKSNFTESLAASSAKIKLYNKDGDLLFEQQNNGRTCDVVRKEIIELEKLIQGIGTDGSPCLVVQFQADITKLKSMVDDTNTMLEADIFRRNHRSRLDNPEVTEDHFGLRQFYADHESIIRQIRIQHAICCRELALLEQELNINEKHFSDTYMQCDI, encoded by the exons ATGAGAAAAACACCCGCGAAAAAAAGGAACCAATCGGATCGTTTTAGGAAGGCGTGGTTGAccgtgtttttttttgcgcGCGATAACGCTAGGGGTGTGTGGAGCTGTAAGATGGCTGACTACGATGTAAACAATCGTTGTTCGGCTAATAATTCAG TAATAAGACATTCCTCGAGAACTACGTCAAAATGGTTTTGTCTAAATTGGAACTTGTCCCAGTTATCCAAAACAG TTATCAGGAAACCTCCATACATGAGAAGATTGTCGCAAGATGATGGGATCAAGAATAACAAAATTTTGCCTGGTCATAGAAAAGATTGTGATAGCTCAGATGGAAAAAGAGAAGGAATATGGTCTGTTACTTCATCGTACGtcgatgaaaaaaatcatagaatGTCGAGAACTTTCAATCACAATCATCACGACTCTTCCGCAGGTCCACGTGTGGCCAACACATTATCCGTAAAAGACCTCACCGAGAATCTCATTCAGTTGCTAGAAATTGACAGTGCTCTTCATAAGACGGATCATTGCATGCTTTCAGCCTTAGTTGATGggaataaaatatttgaaaaagttAAATTCGTAAGCGCCGCGAGGAAATCTCCTGGTGATAACAAGAAAACCGGACACTGCGAAGATAGCTCGAAAAACGATGCATTGCAGCCATGCGTTTTTGGATTCAAGtctcaaaaatgtatttctggTAACGAAGCGACAATCTTGGAGCAGAAGCCATCTGAATTTCAACTCGATGAAAGTGATTTGATAGTACATGGAGATCGTAAATCGGTGGATCaagtaaaaaaagattttgg AATTATTCCGTCCACTTTGCGACCACTTTTGCCCTGGCTGTGTGAAGATGTACCGCGCGAATTGACGGGTTTTGATTCGACGAattgtttatcatttttacCCTCACTTCTCGGTCAGACCGAAGATCTGCCCTGTGTTCCAAATCTACTACAATCACCAAATGATCCTTTACCATGTTCTTATGTCATTCCTCCTGAACAACCGTGG aaaccAAAAAAGTATCGTTACTGTTGG CCGAAGTCGAATTTTACTGAGTCTTTAGCGGCATCTAGTGCCAAAATCAAGCTCTACAACAAAGATGGTGACCTACTTTTTGA GCAACAAAATAATGGCAGAACATGCGATGTAGTTCGCAAAGAGATCATAGAAttggagaaattaattcagGGAATAGGAACTGACGGAAGTCCGTGTTTAGTCGTGCAATTTCAGGCCGATATAACAAAACTGAAATCGATGGTAGATGACACTAACACAATGCTTGAAGCTGA tatttttcgAAGAAATCATAGATCAAGACTCGACAACCCAGAGGTGACCGAGGATCAC TTCGGATTACGACAGTTTTATGCCGATCACGAAAGTATCATTCGACAGATACGGATACAGCACGCTATTTGTTGTCGTGAGTTGGCGTTACTGGAACAAGAACTCAACATCAATGAGAAACATTTCTCCGACACTTACATGCAATGTGATATTTGA
- the LOC141903919 gene encoding uncharacterized protein LOC141903919 isoform X2, with amino-acid sequence MRKTPAKKRNQSDRFRKAWLTVFFFARDNARGVWSCKMADYDVNNRCSANNSVIRKPPYMRRLSQDDGIKNNKILPGHRKDCDSSDGKREGIWSVTSSYVDEKNHRMSRTFNHNHHDSSAGPRVANTLSVKDLTENLIQLLEIDSALHKTDHCMLSALVDGNKIFEKVKFVSAARKSPGDNKKTGHCEDSSKNDALQPCVFGFKSQKCISGNEATILEQKPSEFQLDESDLIVHGDRKSVDQVKKDFGIIPSTLRPLLPWLCEDVPRELTGFDSTNCLSFLPSLLGQTEDLPCVPNLLQSPNDPLPCSYVIPPEQPWKPKKYRYCWPKSNFTESLAASSAKIKLYNKDGDLLFEQQNNGRTCDVVRKEIIELEKLIQGIGTDGSPCLVVQFQADITKLKSMVDDTNTMLEADIFRRNHRSRLDNPEVTEDHFGLRQFYADHESIIRQIRIQHAICCRELALLEQELNINEKHFSDTYMQCDI; translated from the exons ATGAGAAAAACACCCGCGAAAAAAAGGAACCAATCGGATCGTTTTAGGAAGGCGTGGTTGAccgtgtttttttttgcgcGCGATAACGCTAGGGGTGTGTGGAGCTGTAAGATGGCTGACTACGATGTAAACAATCGTTGTTCGGCTAATAATTCAG TTATCAGGAAACCTCCATACATGAGAAGATTGTCGCAAGATGATGGGATCAAGAATAACAAAATTTTGCCTGGTCATAGAAAAGATTGTGATAGCTCAGATGGAAAAAGAGAAGGAATATGGTCTGTTACTTCATCGTACGtcgatgaaaaaaatcatagaatGTCGAGAACTTTCAATCACAATCATCACGACTCTTCCGCAGGTCCACGTGTGGCCAACACATTATCCGTAAAAGACCTCACCGAGAATCTCATTCAGTTGCTAGAAATTGACAGTGCTCTTCATAAGACGGATCATTGCATGCTTTCAGCCTTAGTTGATGggaataaaatatttgaaaaagttAAATTCGTAAGCGCCGCGAGGAAATCTCCTGGTGATAACAAGAAAACCGGACACTGCGAAGATAGCTCGAAAAACGATGCATTGCAGCCATGCGTTTTTGGATTCAAGtctcaaaaatgtatttctggTAACGAAGCGACAATCTTGGAGCAGAAGCCATCTGAATTTCAACTCGATGAAAGTGATTTGATAGTACATGGAGATCGTAAATCGGTGGATCaagtaaaaaaagattttgg AATTATTCCGTCCACTTTGCGACCACTTTTGCCCTGGCTGTGTGAAGATGTACCGCGCGAATTGACGGGTTTTGATTCGACGAattgtttatcatttttacCCTCACTTCTCGGTCAGACCGAAGATCTGCCCTGTGTTCCAAATCTACTACAATCACCAAATGATCCTTTACCATGTTCTTATGTCATTCCTCCTGAACAACCGTGG aaaccAAAAAAGTATCGTTACTGTTGG CCGAAGTCGAATTTTACTGAGTCTTTAGCGGCATCTAGTGCCAAAATCAAGCTCTACAACAAAGATGGTGACCTACTTTTTGA GCAACAAAATAATGGCAGAACATGCGATGTAGTTCGCAAAGAGATCATAGAAttggagaaattaattcagGGAATAGGAACTGACGGAAGTCCGTGTTTAGTCGTGCAATTTCAGGCCGATATAACAAAACTGAAATCGATGGTAGATGACACTAACACAATGCTTGAAGCTGA tatttttcgAAGAAATCATAGATCAAGACTCGACAACCCAGAGGTGACCGAGGATCAC TTCGGATTACGACAGTTTTATGCCGATCACGAAAGTATCATTCGACAGATACGGATACAGCACGCTATTTGTTGTCGTGAGTTGGCGTTACTGGAACAAGAACTCAACATCAATGAGAAACATTTCTCCGACACTTACATGCAATGTGATATTTGA
- the LOC141903516 gene encoding uncharacterized protein LOC141903516 — protein sequence MSGYARRPPDIEKMSSLKVDNLTYRTSEETLRKVFERCGEVGDVYIPRDRRHKGSRGFAFVRYYEKDDAHTAIHRLDGIDLDGRQIRVQIAKYGRPDGHRSSGGDRGGGRYGYRSGGGGGGGYGGRWGGGSSRRYSRRSRSRSRSRSRSRSRSYSRSRSVSRERDSRRNKDDASPRRDRDDTPPRRDRDSSSPRRDRDDSPPRRDRADSSSPQRESPHRHHDSSPPRRDNGHEHSPHLENLDNIQLGLECRTRMSSGGRRPPDIEGMVSLKVDNLTYRTSEDDLRKVFDRFGHVGDVYIPRDRYTNKGSRGFAFIRYYDERDAQAAIHKMDGKDLDGRQIRVQIAKYGRPDGRRSSGGGDRGGSRYGYRSGGGGGGGSRDYGGSRYNRRSRSQSYSRSRSPYSRSRSRSPGRNYGGGGGRRGSPY from the exons ATGTCCGGATATGCAAGACGCCCTCCCGACATAGAGAAGATGAGCTCGCTGAAAGTCGATAATTTAACCTACAGAACGTCGGAGGAGACGCTACGGAAAGTTTTCGAACGCTGCGGCGAGGTCGGGGACGTTTATATACCACGTGATCGACGCCATAAGGGCAGCCGCGGTTTTGCTTTCGTCAG ATACTATGAAAAAGATGATGCTCACACCGCAATTCATCGCCTGGACGGAATTGATTTGGATGGACGTCAAATACGTGTTCAGATAGCCAAATACGGACGACCGGATGGACACAGAAGCAGCGGGGGTGACCGAGGAGGTGGTCGTTATGGTTACAGATCCGGAGGAGGTGGAGGAGGAGGTTATGGCGGTCGATGGGGAGG CGGCAGTTCACGGCGGTACAGCAGGCGTTCGCGTAGTCGTTCGCGCAGTCGATCGCGTAGCCGATCCAGATCGTACAGCCGCTCACGAAGTGTCTCGCGCGAACGTGACAGCAGACGCAACAAAGATGATGCTTCGCCCCGTCGCGATCGGGACGACACTCCGCCGCGTCGCGATCGAGATAGCAGTTCCCCGCGCCGAGATCGAGATGATAGTCCGCCGCGTCGAGATAGAGCTGACAGCAGTTCGCCGCAGCGCGAAAGTCCACATCGACACCATGACAGCAGCCCTCCGCGCCGCGATAACGGACACGAGCACAGTCCTCAC TtggaaaatttagataacatCCAACTCGGATTAGAATGCCGCACAAG AATGTCTAGTGGTGGACGACGCCCTCCCGATATCGAGGGTATGGTATCGCTGAAAGTCGACAATTTAACGTATCGAACATCGGAAGATGACCTGAGGAAAGTGTTCGATCGGTTCGGTCATGTGGGTGATGTTTACATTCCACGCGATAGATACACGAATAAGGGCAGTCGAGGTTTCGCGTTTATCAG GTATTACGATGAAAGAGACGCTCAAGCCGCTATCCATAAAATGGACGGAAAAGATTTGGACGGACGTCAAATACGTGTTCAGATAGCCAAATACGGACGACCGGATGGACGTCGGAGCAGCGGAGGAGGTGACCGAGGAGGCAGTCGTTATGGTTACAGATCCGGAGGTGGCGGTGGTGGAGGATCAAGAGATTATGGCGG TTCCAGATACAACAGGCGATCGAGGAGTCAGTCGTACAGTAGGTCGAGGTCGCCTTACAGTCGTTCGCGAAGTCGATCCCCGGGAAGGAATTACGGCGGTGGTGGTGGCCGACGGGGTAGTCCGTACTAA